In the genome of Bosea sp. BIWAKO-01, the window CATGACGCGGCTCTTGATCGTCTCGATGTCGATCGCCTGGTAGAAAGCCTGACGGACCTTCGGATCCTTGAAGGGGTTCTTGCCCTTGACGTTGGATTCGAGCAGTTCGTCGCGGGTCTGGTCCATGCCGAGGAAGATCGTGCGCAGTTCCGGTCCGGTCATGACCTGCACATTGCCGGCGCTGTTGACGCGCTGGATGTCCTGGATCGGAACCGGCTCGATCACATCGACCTCGCCCGAAAGCAGGGCCGCGACGCGGGTCGCGTCCGAGGCGATCGGCGTGAACACGATCTCCTTGAGATTGTGCTCGACCTTCTTGTTCCACCAGTTCTCGTTGACCTTGAACACGGTCTTCACGCCGGGCTGATGGCTCTCGATCTTGAACGGGCCGGTGCCGTTGGCATTGAGCGAGGCATGGCTCGGCGTGGTCGCCGCCGCCGGGGTCGGAGCGACGGCATTATTCGCCTCCGCCCACTTCTTCGACATGATGTACCAGGTGTCCCACTGGGCATTCAGGATCGGGTTCGGCGAGCTCAGCGTCACGTCGATGGTGTAATCATCGACCTTGGTGAACTTGGCGTCGGTCGGAATGCGCGTGGTGAAGTTCGAGCCCGGCGCGCGAACGCGCTCGGCCGAGAAGATCACGTCGTCGGCGGTGAAATCCTCGCCATTGTGGAACTTCACGCCCTTGCGCAGAAAGAAGCGCCATTTCAGGCCGTCATCGGAGACTTCCCACTTCTCAGCGAGGGCGGGCTCGATTTTGAGGTCCTTGCCGCGCGCCGTCAGGCCCTCGTAGGGGTGACCGAGATGGGCGTTGGTGGTGGTTTCGTTGACGGTATAGGGATCGAGCGACTTGAGCTCGCCTTGGTTGGCATAGCGCAGTGTCTGTGCCTGCGCGGCGCCGCACATCAGCGCCAGAGCCGCAACCGCGGCGAGGCAGTTCGTCTTGAATGACATAATTCGATCGCTCCCAATCGTTTTTGCTACCCACTCCTCCCGGGAGCGGCTCCCGCCCGGCGCCTCCCAAGCGCCCGGCGAAAGAAGGTGGCAGATTAATGACGCTTCGCGAGCGGCGTCCAGTACGGCTGATGAGAAACGCTCCAGATTGCATTTTCTTGCGCACTGGACCCGAGACTCACACGCAACCAGCAAAATCGACGCCAGGAACGGAAGTTCATGGCGTCGGATATCTCTCAGCGTGCCAATTCGGAGATGACGCCACGGATAAAGCGCGCGCCGGCATCGAGCTGAGCTACCGTAATGAACTCGTCGGGCTGGTGAGCCTGGGCGATATCGCCAGGGCCGCAAACCACCGTCGACCAGCCGGCCGCCTGGAAGAGACCGCCCTCGGTGCCATAGGCGACGACATGGCTGCCATTGTCGCCGGTCAGCCGGCGTGACAGGGCCTCCGCCTCGCCATGCTGCTCCGGGCCGAGCGCGGGTGTGAAGGAGGTGACCTCCATCTCGATGCCCGTCTCGGGCGCGATCGCCTTCATCCCGGCCTCGAGTTCGGCGATGCGGGTGCGGTAGCGCTCGACATAGGCGTCGTCGCGCTCGCCGGGAATGACGCGCACCTCATGAGTGAAGCTGCAATGTTCGGCCGTGATGTTGACGGCCGTACCG includes:
- a CDS encoding ABC transporter substrate-binding protein, whose protein sequence is MSFKTNCLAAVAALALMCGAAQAQTLRYANQGELKSLDPYTVNETTTNAHLGHPYEGLTARGKDLKIEPALAEKWEVSDDGLKWRFFLRKGVKFHNGEDFTADDVIFSAERVRAPGSNFTTRIPTDAKFTKVDDYTIDVTLSSPNPILNAQWDTWYIMSKKWAEANNAVAPTPAAATTPSHASLNANGTGPFKIESHQPGVKTVFKVNENWWNKKVEHNLKEIVFTPIASDATRVAALLSGEVDVIEPVPIQDIQRVNSAGNVQVMTGPELRTIFLGMDQTRDELLESNVKGKNPFKDPKVRQAFYQAIDIETIKSRVMRGLSTPSPLMIAPELFPHAGFTRAKFDTEAAKKLLAEAGYPNGFEVGMDCPNDRYVNDGQICQAVVGMLARAGIKVNLNAQPKGQYFAKVLKSGGYKTSFYLLGWTPGTFDSHNVLNDILGCRDVAGSSRGESNLGGYCNKKVDALTDKILVEPDTAKRDAMIKEAFKITVDEFAYIPLHQQALAWGVSKKVKLTQRADNSVLLYYATKE